The following proteins are encoded in a genomic region of Solea senegalensis isolate Sse05_10M linkage group LG5, IFAPA_SoseM_1, whole genome shotgun sequence:
- the LOC122770082 gene encoding hyaluronan and proteoglycan link protein 1-like translates to MTGLLCITIISVALAGGAYSFVTPPPFTLFTVKVVADLGANVTMPCMLMSKDHSLSDAGVRVKWTKVADDEALNEDVILSMGVHKKTYGNFENRVFLEEKGDHEDASLTILDVSMADTGKYLCEITNGMTDTVQEVTLEVLGDFTAGVVFPYHSEVGRYNLDYDTAVLACLAQGAVVASPEQLYEAWEAGLDWCNAGWLNDGSVQYPITNPRAPCGGSNNGPGLRNYGQMDKNKTYDVYCYTAAPKGSFYWLTQPEHLTFDEAVQACLDDGAEIAMVSHIFAAWKLEGYDRCDAGWLADGSVRYPISRPRKNCSPTEAAVRTVGYPDKTQKSYGVYCFKSQQ, encoded by the exons ATGACCGGTCTGCTGTGCATCACAATCATCTCCGTGGCCCTGGCTGGCGGTGCATACAGTTTTGTGACTCCCCCTCCCTTCACCCTTTTCACAG TGAAGGTGGTCGCCGACCTGGGCGCCAACGTCACCATGCCCTGCATGCTCATGTCCAAAGACCACTCGCTGTCCGACGCCGGCGTCCGCGTCAAGTGGACGAAGGTGGCCGACGACGAGGCGCTGAACGAGGACGTGATCCTCTCGATGGGCGTGCACAAGAAGACGTACGGAAACTTCGAGAACCGCGTCTTCCTGGAGGAGAAGGGCGACCACGAGGACGCCTCCCTGACGATACTCGACGTCTCCATGGCCGACACGGGCAAATACCTGTGTGAGATCACCAACGGGATGACGGACACCGTTCAGGAGGTCACGCTAGAGGTGCTCGGCGATTTCACTGCTG GTGTCGTCTTTCCGTACCACTCAGAAGTGGGCCGCTACAACCTGGACTACGACACTGCCGTGCTGGCCTGCCTGGCCCAGGGCGCCGTGGTCGCCTCCCCCGAGCAGCTGTACGAGGCCTGGGAGGCGGGTCTGGATTGGTGCAACGCTGGCTGGCTGAACGACGGCTCGGTGCAGTATCCCATCACGAACCCCCGAGCACCTTGCGGCGGCTCCAACAACGGGCCGGGCCTCAGAAATTATGGCCagatggacaaaaataaaacctacGACGTGTACTGCTACACCGCTGCACCCAAGG GGAGTTTCTACTGGTTGACCCAACCCGAGCACCTGACCTTCGACGAGGCCGTGCAGGCCTGCTTGGACGACGGCGCCGAGATCGCCATGGTGAGCCACATCTTCGCCGCCTGGAAGCTCGAGGGCTACGACCGCTGCGACGCCGGCTGGTTGGCCGACGGCAGCGTCCGCTACCCGATCTCCAGGCCCCGCAAGAACTGCAGCCCCACGGAAGCCGCGGTGCGCACGGTCGGCTACCCGGATAAGACCCAGAAGTCTTACGGGGTCTACTGCTTCAAGTCCCAGCAGTGA